In a genomic window of Magnolia sinica isolate HGM2019 chromosome 14, MsV1, whole genome shotgun sequence:
- the LOC131226221 gene encoding uncharacterized protein LOC131226221, whose protein sequence is MCAFLSQRLKPCCIRRYVPCRMCSLGHRARHSLRTYFGSGRTGDQLWFVMSICGKVLDRGENIELLVDKTKNLRSQVVNLNIIEGLNLLKDSEILVLMPFTATQLTKY, encoded by the exons ATGTGTGCCTTTTTGTCCCAGAGGTTGAAGCCATGCTGCATAAGACGATATGTGCCATGTCGAATGTGTTCATTGGGTCATCGGGCTCGACATTCACTGAGGACATATTTTGGCTCCGGAAGGACTGGGGATCAGCTTTGGTTTGTGATGAGTATATGTGGCAAG GTTCTGGACCGTGGTGAGAACATTGAGCTTCTAGTAGACAAAACAAAGAACCTCCGCTCACAGGTGGTGAACCTCAATATCATTGAGGGCTTGAACCTGCTGAAGGACTCTGAAATACTggtgctgatgccttttactgctacacagctcaccaaatATTGA